A window of the Salvelinus alpinus chromosome 25, SLU_Salpinus.1, whole genome shotgun sequence genome harbors these coding sequences:
- the LOC139553070 gene encoding uncharacterized protein — translation MMKKRKKNKKKRKKKKKMRKKKKKRKKNKKNKNKKNKKQRKKREKKRRKRRKKNKKKKRKKNKKKRRKRKKKKRKKWKKNKKKMKRKKWKKKKRKRKKRKKKKRKGKSVISESDKQHLAEAPSVFSPTAF, via the coding sequence atgatgaagaagaggaagaagaacaagaagaagaggaagaagaagaagaagatgaggaagaagaagaagaagaggaagaagaacaagaagaacaagaacaagaagaacaagaagcagaggaagaagagggagaagaagaggaggaagaggaggaagaagaacaagaagaagaagaggaagaagaacaagaagaaaaggaggaagaggaagaagaagaagaggaagaagtggaagaagaacaagaagaagatgaagaggaagaagtggaagaagaagaagcggaagaggaagaagaggaagaagaagaagaggaaaggaAAGTCAGTCATATCAGAAAGCGATAAACAACATTTAGCGGAGGCGCCTTCCGTCTTCTCTCCTACTGCATTCTAA